One Tetrapisispora phaffii CBS 4417 chromosome 3, complete genome DNA segment encodes these proteins:
- the RRN9 gene encoding Rrn9p (similar to Saccharomyces cerevisiae RRN9 (YMR270C); ancestral locus Anc_8.825), whose amino-acid sequence MSTSSNENESDDEFQDNENIKNSFSALDSLENEAFGSEKETTEVGDSKKNLDKNDLAIFESAKEILETLEHTQRTDLALHLYSSYLLRTLLYKANEKRHIAEIDLLYTTQVKENWVSWPNSNTIIDPKTDKLYEDDIGKKTQIYDDIIVDKGQILTQNMKKEQIEDINLNFDVLPGEVSTNALIHGSHMMERELDAYWQKIISESAISNNDYLDIDTMNIPSTISDHILSKLDLFFEGLHNQVAQQTSINIKQSIDDGHIVISQPDKVAEIKENKHIELDFHDVILRSCDMGENMQEIYMKCLQLFNDIPKTFDKQHFKLPKHYLKKFSPAPKKHNLEVEEAIKNSRKDFIAIEDVLKKTTIKSKQKAKLAFKNRKNTELNINKKVFYKIQGPSLIDLEDLDYTVKDALL is encoded by the coding sequence ATGTCAACTAGTAGTAATGAAAATGAGAGTGATGATGAGTTTCAGGATAATGAGAACATAAAGAATTCTTTTTCAGCGTTAGATAGTCTTGAGAATGAAGCTTTCGGTTCAGAGAAAGAAACTACTGAGGTAGGTGattcaaaaaagaatttagaTAAGAATGACCTTGCCATTTTTGAATCTGCAAAGGAGATATTGGAGACATTAGAGCATACACAACGTACTGATCTTGCGTTACACTTGTACTCATCATACTTACTTCGAAcacttttatataaagCCAATGAGAAACGTCATATAGCGGAAATCGACCTTCTATATACAACTCAAGTCAAAGAGAATTGGGTAAGTTGGCCAAATTCTAATACAATAATTGACCCCAAGACAGATAAATTGTATGAAGACGATATAGGCAAGAAAACACAGATCTACGATGATATTATAGTCGATAAGGGTCAAATTTTAACgcaaaatatgaaaaaagaacaaattGAAGATATCAATCTTAATTTTGACGTGTTACCTGGTGAAGTCTCGACAAATGCGTTGATTCATGGTTCACATATGATGGAGAGAGAATTGGATGCATACTGGCAGAAGATAATTTCAGAATCAGCAATTTCTAACAATGATTATTTGGATATTGATACAATGAATATTCCCTCTACAATATCCGACCATATTCTGAGTAAActtgatttattttttgaaggTTTACACAATCAAGTGGCACAACAAACatctataaatataaaacaatcCATAGATGATGGACATATTGTGATATCCCAACCTGATAAAGTGGCAGAAATAAAAGAGAATAAGCATATTGAATTGGATTTTCATGATGTTATCCTGCGAAGTTGTGATATGGGTGAAAATATGCAAGAAATTTATATGAAATGCTTACAgttatttaatgatatacCAAAAACATTTGACAAGCAGCATTTTAAGTTGCCAAAACACTATCTTAAGAAGTTCTCTCCAGCTCCAAAAAAGCATAATTTAGAAGTAGAAGAAGCTATAAAGAACTCTAGGAAAGATTTTATTGCCATTGAAGATGTTTTGAAGAAGACAACAATCAAATCAAAACAGAAGGCAAAACTTGCATTTAAAAATCGTAAAAACACAGAACtgaatattaataaaaaggtattttataaaatacaaGGACCTAGTTTAATAGACCTTGAAGATCTGGACTACACCGTTAAAGATGCTTTACTTTGA
- the ROG1 gene encoding putative lipase ROG1 (similar to Saccharomyces cerevisiae YDL109C and ROG1 (YGL144C); ancestral locus Anc_2.330) → MPEVKNDSDVLYYNTSQVKVGEIERYIITFNLYEGDVIPEDISLESLWVEVKNTEGLSYRAAYLIGPFTLYCDVKTSNYHHSQKIISSLDEPKYEPNLQPQQTFKAELSLHEIKRQYVWIVDIVSQIIFTSTTQTGFEISIKRPLCLVGGEVVPLSADSFNVNRLNTLDIWNLPLQIYTKQEKKHLVILTHGLHSNTTSDMSYIMEQIYKTQVNFPNEQIIVKGFTKNVCQTEKGVKYLGTNLAKYIIDELYDPSVTKISFIGHSLGGLIQSFAIAYIAVIYPWFFDKVQPINFITLASPLLGIVTDNPKYINLLLSFGVIGKTGQDLKLERDNSTTEPKLANKCDIDNDPLLFKLPGDPLNQALQLFKRRTVYANAINDGLVPLYSSALLYLDYENVTDELRLATEYDDLDDSAEIESILSGEAMSSNYYDENLQALKKTFVSPITKILNIWNPQTYLSKNSSKLPRLSMFKSATSILIPPLPDREFILDPSTRSKVILHDRIYTEEYINEIDKEFENPYLNDTNMLLKAFTIARGKGGDFEQKLEERIARMWHKNLSWRKVVVALKPDAHNNILVRRRFVNAHGWLVIDHLIENHFMAEENNIELAASDETYKSSINNHIASTAKILDITSNIEPNKKYSWLTRKEAESIFDEGPTGMISTVSEMFDSFAKTSLSGEIDRNNNQNKIVPDNTLFGDGNSDMIL, encoded by the coding sequence ATGCCAGAAGTTAAGAATGACAGTGATGTGTTGTATTATAATACATCTCAAGTTAAAGTTGGTGAAATAGAAAGATACATAATTACgtttaatttatatgaGGGAGATGTTATACCTGAAGATATATCATTAGAATCATTATGGGTGGAAGTAAAGAATACTGAAGGGTTATCTTATAGAGCGGCATATCTGATAGGTCCTTTCACTCTGTATTGTGATGTGAAAACATCTAATTATCATCATTCTCAAAAGATTATTTCATCTCTTGATGAACCTAAGTACGAGCCAAATTTACAACCACAGCAAACTTTCAAAGCAGAATTATCACTGCATGAGATTAAACGGCAATATGTATGGATTGTTGATATCGTTAgtcaaattatttttacgTCGACTACACAAACTGGGTTTGAAATCTCAATAAAGAGACCACTGTGTCTAGTAGGTGGTGAAGTTGTTCCCTTATCGGCGGATAGTTTTAATGTTAATAGGTTGAATACATTGGATATTTGGAACCTTCCATTACAGATATATACAAAGCAAGAAAAGAAGCATTTAGTTATTTTAACCCATGGGTTGCATTCGAACACTACTTCAGATATGTCTTACATCATGGAACAAATCTATAAAACGCAAGTTAACTTTCCGAATGAACAAATAATAGTAAAGGGTTTTACCAAAAATGTCTGTCAAACTGAGAAAGGTGTGAAATATTTAGGGACTAATTTAGCAAAATATATCATAGACGAATTATATGATCCTTCCGTTACTAAAATATCTTTCATTGGACATTCCCTCGGTGGTCTAATACAATCATTTGCCATTGCATATATAGCTGTCATTTATCCATGGTTTTTCGACAAGGTACAaccaataaattttattacatTGGCATCTCCCTTACTTGGAATTGTTACAGATAACcctaaatatattaaccTCCTTCTATCATTTGGTGTGATAGGGAAAACAGGTCAAGATTTAAAACTTGAAAGAGATAACTCGACAACAGAACCTAAACTAGCTAACAAATGCGATATTGATAATGACCCTCTTCTCTTTAAGTTACCAGGAGATCCATTGAACCAAGCCCTTCaactttttaaaagaagaacTGTCTATGCTAATGCTATTAATGATGGTTTGGTCCCACTTTACTCTTCTGCTTTACTATATCTTGATTATGAAAATGTCACAGATGAACTACGACTCGCCACAGAGTATGATGACCTTGATGATTCTGCAGAAATAGAGTCTATCCTTTCAGGCGAAGCTATGAGCAGCAACTACTACGATGAGAATCTACAGGCTTTAAAAAAAACTTTTGTGTCTCCAATTACTAAAATTCTAAATATCTGGAATCCACAGACTTATTTATCGAAAAATTCATCTAAGTTACCAAGGTTATCCATGTTTAAAAGTGCGACATCAATATTAATTCCTCCATTACCAGATAGAGAATTTATTCTTGATCCATCTACAAGATCAAAGGTGATTTTACATGATAGAATTTACACAGAAGAGTATATTAACgaaattgataaagaaTTTGAGAACCCTTATTTAAACGATACTAACATGTTACTTAAAGCATTCACAATTGCAAGGGGTAAAGGTGGAGATTTTGAACAGAAATTAGAGGAAAGAATAGCAAGAATGTGGCATAAGAATCTTTCATGGAGGAAAGTTGTCGTGGCCTTAAAACCAGATGCCCATAATAATATACTTGTTAGGCGTAGATTTGTTAATGCACATGGTTGGTTAGTAATTGAccatttaattgaaaatcaTTTTATGGCTGAAGAGAATAATATTGAGTTGGCTGCTTCCGATGAGACTTATAAATCCAGTATCAACAATCACATAGCATCTACTGCCAAAATATTGGATATCACTAGTAATATAGAACCCAACAAAAAATACTCATGGTTAACAAGGAAGGAGGCTGAAAGTATTTTTGATGAGGGCCCTACTGGGATGATATCTACAGTAAGTGAGATGTTTGATTCCTTTGCTAAAACAAGTCTTTCTGGAGAAATTGACCGcaataataatcaaaataagATAGTGCCAGATAACACACTATTTGGAGATGGAAATAGTGATATGATACTGTGA
- the MRF1 gene encoding Mrf1p (similar to Saccharomyces cerevisiae MRF1 (YGL143C); ancestral locus Anc_2.331) produces the protein MFFSNGLVMRRFGKLSGTLTRGITLQNVTVGSFRRWHSIAAEAKFKELNPSIVQKAKQHCLDMKAMETEMYNGVVFDDNRQKLFARISSISDSYQKYNDNLELYKGLLDMMKTDLSLKEDAEKELEELLPELNASSNVLLQKLLPPHEFADKPCIVELRPGVGGIEAMIFAQDLLNMYIGFCNANKWKHHIITKNENESGNGIVDAILSIDEPGSYDIIRMEVGVHRVQRIPATETKGRVHTSTAAVVVLPKLSDGSEKESADYERTFKPDDIRIDVMRARGKGGQHVNTTDSAVRLTHFPSGIVVSMQDERSQHKNKAKAFTILRAKLAERERLEKEANERNIRKDQVTTIDRSDKIRTYNYPQNRVTDHRNGLTLYALDAVITGERLSEVIEAQTRHDADLRANQLLNEPISTE, from the coding sequence AtgtttttttcaaatggGCTGGTAATGAGAAGATTTGGCAAATTGAGTGGTACTTTAACTAGAGGAATCACATTGCAAAATGTCACTGTAGGGTCGTTTCGAAGATGGCATAGTATAGCTGCTGAAGCAAAgtttaaagaattaaatcCATCCATAGTACAGAAGGCCAAGCAGCATTGTCTGGATATGAAAGCCATGGAAACAGAGATGTATAACGGGGTTGTTTTTGACGATAACAGACAGAAACTCTTTGCTAGAATATCTTCGATCTCTGACTCCTATCAAAAGTATAACGATAATCTAGAACTTTATAAAGGTTTGCTAGATATGATGAAGACCGATTTGTCATTAAAAGAGGATGCGGAAAAGGAATTGGAGGAGCTCCTTCCTGAATTGAACGCTTCATCCAATGTTTTACTACAAAAATTACTCCCACCTCATGAATTTGCTGATAAGCCATGCATTGTTGAATTGAGACCGGGTGTGGGAGGTATTGAGGCAATGATTTTTGCACAAGATCTCCTGAATATGTATATAGGTTTTTGCAATGCGAACAAATGGAAGCATCATATTATAACAaagaatgaaaatgaaagtGGCAATGGAATAGTCGATGCAATTCTAAGTATCGACGAACCTGGTTCATATGACATAATAAGGATGGAGGTCGGTGTACATCGTGTTCAAAGAATTCCAGCAACTGAGACGAAAGGAAGAGTGCACACATCCACAGCTGCGGTTGTTGTTTTACCTAAATTATCTGATGGAAGTGAAAAAGAATCCGCTGACTATGAAAGGACGTTCAAGCCAGATGACATTCGAATTGATGTTATGAGAGCAAGAGGTAAAGGTGGCCAGCATGTCAACACTACAGATTCTGCAGTAAGATTGACACATTTCCCTTCTGGTATTGTGGTATCCATGCAAGATGAAAGATCACAGCATAAGAACAAAGCAAAAGCATTTACAATCTTGAGAGCTAAATTGGCCGAAAGAGAAAGATTAGAGAAAGAAGCAaatgaaagaaatataCGTAAAGACCAAGTAACAACAATAGATAGATCAGACAAGATTAGAACATATAACTACCCACAAAATAGAGTTACTGACCATAGAAATGGGCTTACATTATATGCTTTAGACGCTGTAATAACCGGTGAAAGACTGAGCGAAGTAATAGAAGCCCAAACTAGACATGATGCTGATTTAAGAGCGAATCAACTATTGAATGAACCTATTTCCACTGAGTAG
- the KIN28 gene encoding TFIIH complex serine/threonine-protein kinase subunit KIN28 (similar to Saccharomyces cerevisiae KIN28 (YDL108W); ancestral locus Anc_2.332): MSDKIVSEYTKEKKVGEGTYAVVYLGTKQSTGRKIAIKEIKTSEFKDGLDMSAIREVKYLQEINHINVIELVDIFMAYNNLNLVLEYLPTDLEVVIKDQNILFTPADIKSWMLMTLRGVYHCHRNFILHRDLKPNNLLISPDGQIKVADFGLARAIPAPYDVLTSNVVTRWYRAPELLLGAKHYTSAVDVWSLGIIFAELMLRIPYLPGQNDVDQIDVTFRALGTPTDKDWPGVSKFSTYTQLQTYPPPSRDELRKRFIAASENALDLMSGMLTMNPQKRWTTIQCLQSEYFTELPPPSDPSTIKLNKD; encoded by the coding sequence ATGTctgataaaattgttaGTGAATATACCAAAGAGAAGAAGGTTGGTGAAGGTACATATGCTGTTGTATATTTAGGCACAAAACAGTCCACTGGGAGGAAGATTGCTATTAAAGAGATCAAGACCTCCGAGTTCAAGGACGGTTTGGATATGTCAGCTATTAGGGAagtgaaatatttacaagAGATCAACCATATCAATGTTATTGAGTTagttgatatttttatggCTTACAACAATTTAAATCTGGTTCTAGAATATTTACCAACAGATTTAGAAGTTGTCATTAAAGATCAAAATATACTGTTTACACCTGCCGATATCAAATCCTGGATGCTAATGACGTTAAGAGGTGTCTATCATTGTCATAGAAATTTCATACTTCACAGAGATTTGAAAcctaataatttattgatatcgCCTGACGGTCAGATCAAAGTTGCAGATTTTGGTTTGGCAAGGGCAATACCAGCTCCTTACGATGTACTGACAAGTAATGTTGTCACTCGTTGGTATAGGGCACCTGAATTATTGTTAGGTGCAAAACATTACACATCTGCTGTTGATGTATGGTCTTTAGGGATCATTTTTGCTGAACTGATGTTACGTATCCCATACTTACCAGGTCAAAACGATGTTGACCAGATCGACGTCACGTTCAGAGCCCTAGGAACCCCAACCGACAAAGATTGGCCTGGTGTTTCAAAATTCTCAACATACACACAATTACAAACATATCCACCGCCATCGAGGGATGAGCTAAGAAAGAGGTTCATAGCGGCAAGTGAAAATGCATTAGATCTTATGTCAGGAATGTTAACCATGAATCCACAGAAGAGATGGACCACTATACAATGCTTACAAAGTGAGTATTTCACAGAATTACCTCCACCCTCAGATCCATCAACGATCAAACTAAATAAAGATTAG
- the SEC65 gene encoding RNA-binding signal recognition particle subunit SEC65 (similar to Saccharomyces cerevisiae SEC65 (YML105C); ancestral locus Anc_8.826), whose amino-acid sequence MPKLEEIENYDDIDNMEMDLAELDPSLNTPIAPKIVTTVVRSQDLEDNKEPPLVPLSDNSEQINFINPQTGQVEGSARMSKQELQEVKGFQVIYPCYFDVNRSHKEGRRVSKELAVENPLAKTVADAVRELGVLCIFEGDKCHPQDFGNPGRVRVLIKEQGTTVVTASSYSSGGKRQLLNDIAKYLQKNPTTIEKLREIPYGPEFDNIEFKRVPKVKGFKMNDIVPLHSSYLMGHPMVKGLYDAPPPPVTHANTQGKLKMPKNKYKVVRR is encoded by the coding sequence ATGCCCAAACTAGAAGAAATCGAAAATTACGATGATATAGACAACATGGAGATGGATTTGGCCGAACTGGATCCATCTCTAAACACGCCAATTGCCCCTAAAATTGTTACAACAGTGGTGAGAAGCCAGGATTTAGAGGACAATAAAGAACCACCTTTAGTTCCATTATCGGACAACTCtgaacaaataaatttcattaaccCACAAACAGGTCAAGTCGAAGGTAGTGCAAGAATGAGTAAACAAGAGTTACAGGAAGTCAAGGGCTTCCAAGTGATTTACCCCTGTTATTTCGATGTAAATAGATCCCATAAGGAAGGTAGACGTGTCTCTAAAGAGTTAGCTGTTGAAAATCCATTGGCAAAAACTGTCGCTGATGCAGTGCGTGAACTAGGTGTTCTCTGTATCTTTGAAGGTGACAAGTGTCATCCACAAGATTTTGGTAACCCAGGTAGAGTCCGTGTTTTAATCAAAGAGCAAGGAACCACTGTTGTGACTGCTAGTAGTTATTCTTCTGGGGGTAAGAGACAACTTCTTAACGATATagcaaaatatttacagaAAAATCCTACTACTATTGAGAAATTGAGAGAAATACCATACGGTCCGGAATTCGACAACattgaattcaaaagaGTACCAAAAGTGAAAGGTTTTAAAATGAACGATATTGTTCCACTGCATAGTTCTTACTTGATGGGTCATCCAATGGTCAAAGGATTATATGATGCTCCTCCACCTCCAGTTACCCATGCTAACACACAAGGTAAATTGAAGATGccaaaaaacaaatataaagttGTCAGAAGGTAA
- the GPI10 gene encoding putative glycosylphosphatidylinositol-alpha 1,2 mannosyltransferase (similar to Saccharomyces cerevisiae GPI10 (YGL142C); ancestral locus Anc_2.334), translated as MVSYRQFRSNFKYFLFIFIFRLFNACITHTYFQADEFWQSLEPAHLRAFGYGHLTWEWKFGLRSYAFPLFFEIGYRLCSLLTVVITKLIDCLISINLGSSLIVGLNIFDMSKPLEDQIEYFLVLYIPKLIMVVLATIGEFYTIILSRKLYLLTLDKQKDMKGQGAYNVMNITLIFTLSNFFNCFAITRTFINSFEMVLTSVALYYWDWTQGKLINSRSYSFSLFVAIFTCLQRPSNGIIWIVLGVCLLINLISQKRYQAIVDLGLKIATVFFVAFALNTMIDYYFYRELRFPIFRFIQFNFTSPLSTFYGISPWHFHIFQSVPIVLGYSIPFFTFGMASKLTISSQSYVQDPFSVIKFTSIINLLAYSCLLHKEFRFIYALQPMFTIISVFGYLKFLETFKMSQTKLFRLLKYVVPAVVILLSFTICKYHEAGSIDVMKFLHNEARLESVGFIMPCHSTPWQSYLHRNDIKDLWAITCEPPLHLLVETNASTKLESYMDESDILYDNILAFFKENFSNSIFSEPITRSVKGEYNHEWPDILVVFEHLDDIFLKNYLHGSEYKEYKRFFNTLSHWDHRREGDIIVYKRNA; from the coding sequence ATGGTTAGCTATAGACAATTTCGAAGtaactttaaatattttttatttatatttatatttcgattatttaatgcATGCATAACACATACATATTTCCAAGCAGATGAATTCTGGCAATCTTTAGAACCTGCTCATTTAAGAGCTTTTGGGTATGGTCATCTCACATGGGAATGGAAATTTGGTTTAAGGAGTTACGCTTTCCCTCTTTTCTTTGAGATTGGTTATCGATTATGCTCATTATTGACTGTAGTAATAACCAAGCTGATAGACTGTCTGATTAGCATCAATTTAGGGTCATCTTTGATTGTTggtttaaatatatttgatatgtCTAAGCCATTGGAGGATCAGATTGAATATTTCTTGGTTTTATATATACCCAAGTTGATCATGGTTGTCTTAGCGACTATAGGTGAATTTTACACCATAATATTATCTAGAAAGCTATATTTGCTAACTCTAGATAAGCAAAAAGATATGAAAGGACAGGGTGCGTATAATGTAATGAATATAACACTTATCTTTACattatctaattttttcaattgttttgCCATCACAAGAACatttataaattcatttgaaATGGTACTAACATCCGTGGCGTTGTATTACTGGGATTGGACTCAAggtaaattaattaattcaagATCTTATTCATTTTCTCTATTTGTGGCAATATTTACTTGCTTGCAGAGGCCTAGCAATGGCATTATCTGGATCGTCTTAGGTGTTTGTCTATTAATCAACCTAATCAGTCAAAAAAGATACCAGGCAATCGTTGACCTGGGATTAAAAATAGCTACCGTGTTTTTTGTTGCCTTTGCGTTGAATACAATGATAGATTATTACTTCTATAGAGAGTTGAGATTTCCAATCTTTAGATTCATTCAGTTCAATTTCACAAGTCCTCTATCTACATTTTATGGGATATCTCCTTGGCATTTCCATATATTCCAAAGTGTTCCAATAGTATTAGGCTATTCGATTCCATTTTTCACCTTTGGCATGGCATCTAAATTAACAATATCATCACAATCTTATGTACAAGATCCATTCAGCGTGATTAAATTTACTTcgataataaatttattagcaTACTCATGTTTATTGCATAAAGAATTTAGGTTTATCTACGCTCTCCAACCTATGTTTACGATTATATCAGTATTTGGATACTTAAAATTTCTGGAAACGTTCAAAATGTCACAAACTAAATTATTCCGGTTATTAAAATACGTCGTTCCTGCTGTTGTCATTTTACTGTCATTTACTATTTGTAAATATCATGAAGCTGGAAGTATTGATGTCATGAAATTCTTACACAATGAAGCAAGACTAGAGAGTGTCGGTTTCATAATGCCATGCCATTCCACACCTTGGCAGTCGTATTTACACCgaaatgatattaaagatttatGGGCAATTACATGTGAGCCCCCATTGCACCTCTTAGTAGAGACAAATGCTTCTACTAAGTTAGAGAGTTATATGGATGAGAGCGATATACTCTATGATAATATACTTGCCTTTTTCAAAGAGAATTTCTCAAATAGTATTTTCAGTGAACCGATCACTAGGTCTGTCAAAGGTGAATATAACCATGAATGGCCTGATATTTTAGTAGTATTTGAGCATTTAGATGAcatatttttgaagaattatttacatgGGTCGGAATATAAAGAGTACAAACGGTTCTTCAACACACTGTCCCATTGGGACCATCGTAGAGAAGGGGATATAATAgtttataaaagaaatgcATAA
- the MSS2 gene encoding Mss2p (similar to Saccharomyces cerevisiae MSS2 (YDL107W); ancestral locus Anc_2.333) produces the protein MSRTVNSIIRLYSRVSRTTRPSFDHVFPKAKTIKSILFELDSKHTYSKLLPVYKWNYEHMDDESPRELDAKSSKGISSNDYMLMKKVLERIRKDTKSANKNLLALENALLDKAVDMGNEDAIAIISFDTLKNPENNDVVDVEYANKLVKNLYENSHPLTIKLTGDLLMKAGDDKLAEKNYMKFIKMQDNTALAGEVYGYLGRIHLRKPDIHKAEEYFRKSIKYSRLENAVFSYYYLSQIYIDTNPLRARSYLEVSATQGFKEAFKSLGYLEMKYFDDIDKAYEWFRLGVELNDLESYFGFFDCNVKLKEWSSAKKCLNALNQLSKTSDTTKQLVEKFISQRKDIVSTLDTKLATKNSISSGHSKSQTPAKDNTSDRWSV, from the coding sequence ATGTCCAGAACTGTAAATAGCATAATAAGACTCTATTCGCGAGTATCTAGAACCACAAGACCATCCTTCGACCATGTATTTCCCAAGGCAAAGACAATTAAGAgcatattatttgaattagaTAGCAAACACACGTATTCGAAACTGTTACCTGTTTATAAATGGAATTATGAGCATATGGATGATGAATCTCCTCGAGAGCTCGATGCTAAAAGTTCTAAAGGgatttcttcaaatgatTACATGCTAATGAAGAAAGTTCTTGAAAGGATAAGAAAAGACACAAAATCTGCTAATAAAAACCTATTAGCATTAGAAAATGCGTTATTAGATAAAGCAGTTGACATGGGAAATGAAGATGCAATCGCTATTATTTCCTTTGATACTTTAAAGAACccagaaaataatgatgttgTAGATGTTGAATATGCAAACAAGCTTGTAAAAAATCTGTATGAAAATTCACATCCACTCACGATAAAACTAACTGGTGATCTTCTAATGAAAGCAGGTGATGATAAACTAGCAGAGAAGAATTATATGAAGTTTATTAAAATGCAAGACAATACTGCGTTGGCTGGTGAAGTATATGGCTATCTAGGACGAATTCACTTACGCAAACCAGACATACATAAAGCAGAAGAGTATTTCAGGAAGTCCATAAAATACTCAAGGTTAGAGAATGCTGTATTCtcatattattatctttcACAAATTTATATTGATACTAATCCCTTAAGAGCACGTAGTTATCTGGAGGTTAGTGCTACCCAAGGCTTCAAAGAAGCATTTAAATCTCTCGGATACTTAGagatgaaatattttgatgatattgataaagCATATGAGTGGTTTAGATTAGGTGTTGAATTAAACGACTTGGAGAGCTATTTTGGATTCTTTGACTGCAATGTTAAATTGAAGGAATGGTCTTCGGCAAAGAAATGTCTAAATGcattaaatcaattatcaaaaacatCTGACACCACGAAACAATTAGTAGAAAAGTTCATCTCACAACGTAAAGATATAGTTTCCACTCTGGACACTAAGCTAGCGactaaaaattcaatttccTCAGGCCACTCCAAAAGCCAAACTCCGGCCAAGGACAACACATCTGATCGTTGGAGTGTTTAA
- the TMA17 gene encoding Tma17p (similar to Saccharomyces cerevisiae TMA17 (YDL110C); ancestral locus Anc_2.328), translating to MSGASGMRGAIKIEDFKVAIRTMSDGEIEQIKREVLNSLRHLESSTKRLNKYIIHLKGESNDANIDEYNDIVDAEEFNNIDQSDLELFEESVRENGTILDNYNQRIDIINDEQIYRKSGKKVSDSSIQLENRKKGLSTDIDMDNSDVDIVAPNSMYL from the coding sequence ATGTCTGGTGCTAGTGGTATGAGAGGTGCAATAAAGATAGAAGACTTTAAAGTGGCGATAAGAACAATGTCAGATGGTGAAATAGAACAGATAAAAAGAGAGGTTTTGAACAGTTTGAGACATTTAGAATCTTCTACGAAGAgattgaataaatatatcatccATTTGAAGGGAGAAAGTAACGATGCAAACATAGATGAGtataatgatattgtaGACGCTGAAGagtttaataatattgatcaAAGTGATTTAGAACTGTTTGAGGAATCTGTCAGAGAAAACGGCACAATTTTGGACAATTATAATCAAAGAATCGACATCATTAATGATGAACAGATCTATAGAAAATCAGGGAAGAAAGTTAGTGATAGTTCAATTCAGTTAGAAAATCGTAAGAAAGGTTTATCGACTGATATAGATATGGATAATTCAGATGTTGATATAGTTGCTCCCAATAGCATGTATCTTTAA